A genome region from Thermococcus onnurineus NA1 includes the following:
- a CDS encoding energy-coupling factor ABC transporter ATP-binding protein — protein MIEVKNLWHIYENGKEALKGIDFKMGEEVVALVGPNGSGKTTLAKHLNGLLKPTKGEVIVDGMNTMEHTVAELSRVVGYVFQNPEHMFFEESVFKEVAFGPKNLGLSEEEVEERVRWALRAVNLEGYEERTPYSLSGGEKQRLAIACVLAMKPKYLILDEPTTGLDARSSESVVNVIRKLRGEGHGILLITHDMELVLELAERVMLLNDGRKAFDGSVEEFFSLNLHDYGLEKPELLRISEKIGAGFVRSVSELIEALVGGSR, from the coding sequence ATGATTGAGGTTAAAAATCTTTGGCATATCTACGAGAACGGAAAGGAAGCACTGAAGGGCATAGACTTCAAGATGGGCGAGGAGGTAGTGGCCCTAGTCGGTCCCAACGGCTCCGGAAAAACAACCCTGGCCAAACACCTGAACGGTCTTCTCAAGCCGACAAAAGGGGAAGTCATCGTTGACGGCATGAACACCATGGAGCACACGGTCGCGGAGCTTTCACGCGTTGTAGGCTACGTCTTCCAGAATCCGGAGCACATGTTCTTTGAGGAAAGCGTTTTTAAGGAAGTAGCCTTTGGACCAAAGAACCTCGGGCTGAGTGAGGAAGAGGTAGAGGAACGTGTGAGATGGGCTTTAAGGGCGGTTAACCTAGAGGGTTACGAGGAGAGAACGCCCTACTCTCTGAGCGGCGGTGAGAAGCAGCGCCTAGCTATAGCCTGCGTTCTAGCGATGAAGCCGAAGTACCTCATCCTCGACGAGCCGACGACCGGTCTGGACGCGAGAAGCTCGGAGAGCGTCGTCAACGTGATAAGGAAGCTCAGGGGAGAGGGCCATGGAATTCTGCTCATAACCCACGACATGGAGCTCGTTCTTGAGCTTGCCGAGAGAGTTATGCTTCTTAATGATGGAAGGAAGGCTTTCGATGGTTCAGTAGAGGAGTTCTTCTCTCTTAACCTGCACGACTACGGCCTTGAAAAGCCTGAACTTCTAAGGATCAGCGAAAAGATTGGAGCCGGATTTGTGAGAAGCGTGAGCGAGCTGATAGAGGCTCTGGTGGGTGGTTCTCGATGA
- a CDS encoding Lrp/AsnC family transcriptional regulator: MPGIDEKDKEILRILRKEGRITLTELGRRVKLSPASVKNRVEKLEKLGAIKGYSAIIDPAFLDEFVQVLFELKLSIDDKNVDVILRRIAKLENVQALYRRSGEKQILIRASFHNTDEVKEFAGMLKKHFGKNLERVEVTLIIDTFKECWVANE; this comes from the coding sequence ATGCCGGGGATAGACGAAAAGGATAAAGAAATTCTCAGAATCCTGAGGAAGGAGGGTAGGATAACCCTCACAGAGCTCGGAAGAAGGGTTAAACTATCCCCGGCGAGCGTGAAGAACCGGGTGGAGAAATTGGAAAAGCTCGGCGCGATTAAGGGTTATTCTGCCATAATTGACCCTGCTTTCCTCGATGAGTTCGTTCAGGTCCTTTTTGAACTCAAACTTTCAATAGACGACAAGAACGTTGATGTGATCCTCAGGAGAATAGCAAAGCTTGAGAACGTCCAAGCCCTATACCGTAGGAGTGGCGAGAAGCAGATACTCATAAGGGCGAGCTTTCACAATACTGATGAGGTTAAGGAGTTCGCCGGAATGCTGAAAAAGCACTTTGGGAAGAACCTTGAACGGGTGGAGGTAACACTCATAATCGACACCTTCAAGGAGTGCTGGGTGGCCAATGAGTAG
- the mobA gene encoding molybdenum cofactor guanylyltransferase yields the protein MRAYILAYPEKRWENYTIPVNDEPVVKLTERRLLMSKRIDDVITIVRKDKLKLYSLHVSNPLPVKGRNKLEALLNALPSGESIFLAEGNMPIIMPFLVNYLTGLFYENEPEALIPVWRDGTAEITHAIYESDALKDAIEAALAEGHKSLSRITEFLDYEPVSIEELAKRNPKVTLSFFKVRNQFDVRFAEETLRKL from the coding sequence ATGAGAGCATACATCCTGGCCTACCCAGAGAAGCGCTGGGAGAACTACACGATACCAGTAAACGACGAGCCTGTGGTAAAGCTTACTGAAAGGCGGCTTCTGATGAGCAAGCGCATAGATGATGTAATAACCATCGTGAGGAAAGACAAGCTGAAGCTCTATTCCCTTCATGTCTCAAATCCCCTACCAGTCAAAGGAAGGAACAAGCTCGAAGCCCTTCTAAACGCCCTTCCATCCGGGGAGTCAATATTTCTCGCCGAGGGCAACATGCCCATTATAATGCCCTTCCTAGTGAATTACCTGACTGGTCTCTTCTATGAGAACGAACCCGAAGCCCTAATTCCGGTCTGGCGCGACGGGACTGCGGAGATAACGCACGCCATCTATGAATCCGACGCGCTGAAGGATGCTATAGAAGCGGCATTGGCAGAGGGTCACAAAAGCCTAAGTAGAATAACGGAGTTCCTCGACTATGAGCCCGTCTCTATCGAAGAGCTCGCCAAGAGAAACCCAAAGGTTACGTTGAGCTTCTTTAAGGTGAGAAACCAGTTCGACGTTCGCTTTGCAGAGGAGACGCTGAGGAAGCTCTGA
- a CDS encoding aminotransferase, which yields MKKAAIIMAVFVFFGVFGFAMASATTIGIDLSHGESDKGLAVLTDKDGNVLAEGMIKTISDVNWVYIGDPALADTLGIQNIGDKITYDALKDVDFLILGQPSQAFSPDEIQAIVQWWNDGNRILWVAADSDYGDGPNRIDFADTVLDAIGANLRVDQASVEDATSNAGAGYRVIGLVNPDPDTPEKDMITKDLANGGKVLFHGPGVVAYVDESGNWKPLPVGGGIENIYVIVTSSDDGQIVENTDPAANAYTAGDTGKFPLMAVQLFPDKKNVLIVSGETPYGGYEPMWAPEYKAYSLTGRSSSPTLLSGPSMSSRSSAKKPQPRLVKPAPRAERLAAPAVQLPWSASPLYRLSSTRGGSEFFSPFLCLLNH from the coding sequence ATGAAGAAGGCTGCAATAATAATGGCGGTGTTTGTTTTCTTTGGTGTTTTTGGATTTGCCATGGCCAGCGCCACAACCATTGGCATCGACCTCTCCCACGGTGAAAGCGACAAGGGCCTCGCTGTTCTGACCGACAAGGACGGCAACGTCCTCGCAGAGGGAATGATCAAGACCATCAGCGACGTTAACTGGGTCTATATTGGTGACCCGGCCCTTGCAGACACCCTCGGAATTCAGAACATCGGCGACAAGATAACCTACGACGCCCTCAAGGACGTCGACTTCCTCATCCTCGGACAGCCGAGCCAGGCCTTCAGCCCGGACGAGATACAGGCCATCGTCCAGTGGTGGAACGACGGCAACAGGATTCTCTGGGTGGCTGCGGACTCTGACTACGGTGACGGTCCGAACAGGATTGACTTCGCCGATACGGTTCTCGATGCAATCGGTGCCAACCTCAGAGTTGACCAGGCCTCAGTTGAGGACGCTACCAGCAACGCTGGAGCTGGCTACCGTGTCATTGGTCTTGTTAACCCCGATCCGGACACCCCTGAGAAGGACATGATAACCAAGGATCTCGCCAACGGTGGAAAGGTTCTCTTCCACGGACCGGGTGTTGTTGCCTACGTTGATGAGAGCGGCAACTGGAAGCCGCTTCCAGTCGGCGGTGGAATCGAGAACATCTACGTTATAGTCACCAGCAGCGATGACGGCCAGATTGTTGAGAACACCGACCCAGCAGCCAACGCCTACACCGCCGGTGACACCGGCAAGTTCCCACTCATGGCGGTTCAGCTCTTCCCCGACAAGAAGAACGTCCTCATAGTCAGCGGCGAGACCCCCTACGGTGGCTATGAGCCAATGTGGGCTCCCGAGTACAAGGCATACAGCTTGACGGGCCGCAGTTCGTCACCAACTTTATTAAGTGGGCCATCTATGTCCAGCAGGAGCTCGGCAAAGAAACCGCAACCGAGACTGGTGAAACCAGCACCGAGGGCGGAGAGACTGGCAGCACCTGCGGTCCAGCTGCCCTGGTCGGCCTCGCCCTTATACCGCTTGTCCTCTACAAGAGGAGGAAGTGAATTTTTCTCCCCTTTCCTTTGTCTTTTGAACCATTAA
- a CDS encoding DUF63 family protein, translating into MLESLWNFIYQYFIEPMYTRSGYNPYNTLVYALLLGFGIIYSYKYIIKPLKIRIDERLFLAVTPMVVFGATVRALVDGGILPKNPLILTPGIFFTAFVLIVPALVADAKLKTYPKITVAWGSILALWANYLLITNVKSWEPYELTLIHTAVSFLAVFAFYRWKPFERLYLYPVLAHYFDIASTVVAIHFYGYREVHWLENILVTHLGAYFYYPWITFILVIVYYGLKYLVPDEEERYFWYLAIYILGLGPAIRDPAQLVLQIG; encoded by the coding sequence ATGCTGGAGTCGCTGTGGAACTTCATTTACCAGTACTTCATCGAGCCGATGTACACGAGGAGCGGCTACAATCCCTACAACACTCTCGTCTATGCCCTCCTGCTCGGCTTCGGAATCATATACTCATATAAGTATATAATCAAACCGCTCAAAATCAGGATTGACGAGAGGCTTTTCCTGGCCGTAACGCCCATGGTAGTTTTTGGCGCAACCGTCAGGGCGCTGGTCGATGGGGGCATTCTCCCCAAGAACCCGCTCATTCTAACGCCAGGAATATTCTTCACGGCCTTCGTCCTCATAGTCCCTGCCCTCGTTGCGGATGCCAAGCTGAAAACCTATCCAAAGATAACAGTCGCCTGGGGGAGCATTCTAGCTCTGTGGGCCAACTATCTGCTTATAACCAACGTCAAAAGCTGGGAACCCTATGAGCTGACTCTAATTCACACAGCGGTTAGCTTCCTCGCGGTTTTTGCCTTCTATCGCTGGAAACCCTTCGAGAGGCTCTACCTCTACCCTGTTCTTGCCCACTACTTCGACATAGCCTCAACAGTGGTGGCGATTCACTTCTACGGATACAGGGAAGTCCACTGGCTGGAGAATATCCTAGTCACCCACTTGGGGGCCTACTTCTACTACCCCTGGATAACCTTCATCCTTGTCATCGTCTACTACGGCCTTAAATACCTCGTTCCAGATGAGGAAGAGCGCTACTTCTGGTACCTGGCCATCTACATCCTCGGTCTCGGCCCAGCAATAAGAGATCCAGCCCAGCTGGTGTTGCAGATAGGCTGA
- a CDS encoding DEAD/DEAH box helicase, with the protein MLFVIRPGRKKNELEAFFIENEPEKLSAMRNLKADRIYRFIMRDDRLFKVLEGSQYRNPKEIEKALRQARIVLVNAEEWEDYFKRRLQNKRVEKAELCRLCLLEGKITVLTEGNRIKYHNEYICERCAEDELKRELRFRFKSVAMFDQAKKLLERFKDLDKVLYAFDPRFDPTRHPEVTKWDELKAKHVRVERLKVDELNLPEKFKSILKSEGVSELLPVQSLAIKRGLLEGESLLVVSATASGKTLIGELAGVPKAMEGRKMLFLVPLVALANQKYEDFKRRYSKLGLRVAIRVGMSRIKTKDELVVVDTGIDADIIVGTYEGIDYLLRAGRKIGNVGTIVIDEIHMLDDEERGPRLDGLIARLRKLYPNAQFIGLSATIGNPEELAKELGLKLVLYDERPVDLERHIIIVRNESEKWRHIANLCRAEASRKSRQGYKGQSIVFTFSRKRTHELAAYLTSKGLKAKPYHSGLPYRQRKLTEMEFQAQTLDVVVTTAALGAGVDFPASQVIFESLAMGNKWLSVREFHQMLGRAGRPLYHEKGKVYLIIEPGRKYSAQMENSEDEIAFKLLTAPIEPVVVEWSDELEQDNVLAHACVFNRLDVIEDVQSKCLGANQSAEKVLEKLEEYGFIRLKGSLVDVTPYGRAVSMSFLLPKEATFIRGNLGKKPAQWIAVKLLPFENLYLSGTLQRELEGAVRGRLSANVFSPSFASILEELDKVIPELSPNAAERLFTIYQEFFMCPEDDCTEYAMERVSNLIIELRRNGKHPTQIAEHFRKVYGLVVYPGDVFTWLDGIVRKLEAIERIARVFRVKSTENEAKLLRREIEEGGALDRRSQTGARERGYRQ; encoded by the coding sequence ATGCTCTTTGTCATCAGACCAGGAAGAAAGAAGAACGAGCTCGAAGCTTTTTTCATCGAGAATGAGCCCGAGAAGCTCTCAGCAATGAGGAACCTTAAAGCTGACAGGATTTACCGCTTCATCATGCGCGACGACAGGCTTTTCAAAGTTCTGGAGGGAAGCCAGTACAGAAACCCAAAGGAGATCGAGAAGGCTCTCCGGCAGGCCAGAATCGTCTTGGTAAACGCCGAAGAGTGGGAGGATTACTTCAAAAGGCGGCTTCAGAACAAGAGGGTTGAGAAGGCCGAACTCTGTCGCCTCTGCCTCCTTGAGGGTAAAATCACCGTTTTGACCGAAGGCAACAGGATAAAATACCACAACGAGTACATCTGTGAGCGCTGCGCCGAGGACGAGCTAAAGAGGGAGCTCCGTTTCAGGTTCAAGAGCGTGGCCATGTTTGACCAGGCGAAAAAGCTTCTCGAACGTTTTAAGGATCTTGACAAGGTTCTCTACGCCTTTGACCCCCGCTTCGACCCAACAAGGCACCCGGAGGTTACCAAGTGGGATGAGCTCAAAGCCAAGCACGTAAGGGTTGAGAGGCTCAAGGTGGACGAGCTGAATCTCCCCGAGAAGTTTAAATCCATTCTCAAGTCAGAGGGCGTTAGCGAACTCCTTCCCGTTCAGAGCCTGGCTATAAAGCGCGGGCTCTTAGAGGGGGAGAGCTTACTCGTGGTCTCTGCAACTGCCAGCGGCAAGACGCTCATAGGTGAATTGGCGGGCGTTCCGAAGGCGATGGAAGGTAGAAAGATGCTCTTCCTCGTCCCTCTTGTCGCCTTAGCCAATCAGAAGTATGAAGATTTTAAGAGGCGCTACTCCAAGCTCGGCCTCCGCGTGGCGATAAGGGTTGGCATGAGCAGGATAAAGACGAAGGATGAGTTAGTCGTCGTAGATACTGGCATAGATGCTGACATTATAGTGGGAACCTATGAAGGTATCGACTACTTGCTGAGGGCAGGCAGAAAAATCGGCAACGTCGGAACTATCGTGATAGACGAGATCCACATGCTCGACGACGAGGAGCGCGGACCGAGGCTTGATGGCCTGATAGCCCGCTTGAGGAAGCTCTATCCTAATGCTCAGTTCATAGGCCTGAGTGCCACCATAGGTAATCCTGAGGAGCTTGCCAAAGAGCTCGGGCTTAAGCTCGTCCTCTACGACGAAAGGCCCGTCGATTTGGAAAGGCACATAATCATCGTCAGAAACGAGAGCGAGAAGTGGAGGCATATAGCGAATCTCTGCCGTGCTGAGGCGAGTAGAAAGTCGCGGCAGGGCTACAAGGGTCAGAGCATAGTCTTCACGTTCTCGCGCAAGAGGACGCACGAGCTTGCCGCTTACCTCACGAGTAAGGGGCTCAAGGCGAAGCCCTACCACTCTGGCTTACCTTACAGACAGAGAAAGCTAACCGAGATGGAGTTTCAGGCTCAGACGCTCGACGTTGTAGTTACCACAGCCGCCCTTGGGGCAGGCGTTGACTTCCCGGCTTCGCAGGTCATCTTCGAGAGCCTCGCCATGGGCAACAAGTGGCTTAGTGTTAGGGAGTTCCACCAGATGCTCGGCCGCGCTGGAAGGCCGCTCTACCACGAAAAGGGCAAGGTTTACCTGATCATAGAGCCGGGGAGGAAGTACTCGGCTCAGATGGAGAACTCCGAGGATGAGATTGCGTTCAAGCTGCTCACAGCTCCAATTGAGCCCGTCGTCGTTGAGTGGAGCGACGAGCTCGAACAGGACAACGTTCTCGCCCACGCCTGCGTCTTCAATCGTCTCGACGTCATCGAGGACGTGCAAAGTAAATGCCTTGGCGCCAACCAGAGTGCCGAGAAGGTTCTGGAGAAGCTGGAGGAGTACGGCTTCATCCGCCTTAAGGGCTCCCTCGTCGATGTCACCCCCTACGGAAGGGCCGTGAGCATGAGCTTCCTCCTGCCCAAGGAGGCAACCTTCATAAGGGGCAACCTCGGAAAGAAGCCCGCCCAGTGGATAGCCGTCAAGCTACTCCCCTTCGAGAACCTGTATTTGAGCGGAACGCTCCAGAGAGAGCTTGAAGGCGCCGTGAGGGGAAGGCTGAGCGCCAATGTCTTCTCGCCGAGCTTTGCGTCGATTCTGGAAGAGCTTGATAAGGTCATCCCCGAGCTCAGCCCCAACGCGGCGGAGAGGCTGTTCACGATCTATCAGGAGTTCTTCATGTGTCCTGAAGATGATTGCACCGAATACGCCATGGAGCGCGTTAGCAACCTGATAATCGAGCTGAGGAGAAACGGTAAGCACCCAACCCAGATAGCGGAGCACTTCAGGAAGGTCTATGGTCTCGTCGTTTATCCTGGCGACGTCTTCACGTGGCTTGACGGCATAGTTAGAAAGCTTGAAGCCATCGAGAGGATAGCAAGGGTTTTCAGAGTGAAGAGCACGGAGAACGAGGCAAAGCTTCTCAGGAGGGAGATTGAGGAGGGGGGAGCTTTAGATAGACGATCTCAAACGGGAGCACGGGAGCGCGGCTATCGCCAGTGA
- a CDS encoding biotin transporter BioY, with protein sequence MRGREVAFAGLFAALTAVGAQISIPIGPVPITLQVLFVLLSGLVLGARLGLLSQLVYVVMGAIGLPVFANFNGGFTVIYGPTGGYIVAFPIAAYLAGLFTERLGRRGMLIGSILGVGIIYLLGWLRLGLFMGGDFEKAFLLGVTPFLPVDAVKAAVAIVIADRVRKAVEIG encoded by the coding sequence ATGAGGGGCAGGGAGGTTGCCTTCGCTGGACTCTTCGCGGCTTTGACGGCCGTGGGTGCCCAAATAAGCATTCCAATCGGTCCTGTACCGATTACGTTACAGGTGCTCTTCGTCCTCCTCAGCGGCCTCGTTCTCGGGGCGAGGCTCGGATTACTGAGCCAGCTGGTCTACGTTGTCATGGGGGCAATTGGTCTCCCGGTGTTTGCCAACTTCAATGGTGGCTTCACGGTCATCTACGGCCCGACTGGCGGCTACATAGTAGCGTTTCCCATAGCGGCCTATCTTGCCGGGCTGTTCACTGAAAGGCTTGGCAGAAGAGGAATGCTCATCGGCTCCATCCTGGGAGTTGGGATTATATACCTCCTTGGCTGGCTGAGGCTCGGCCTGTTCATGGGAGGGGACTTCGAAAAGGCCTTCCTCCTCGGCGTCACTCCATTCCTGCCAGTGGATGCAGTTAAAGCCGCTGTTGCCATTGTGATAGCAGACAGGGTCAGAAAAGCGGTGGAAATAGGGTGA
- a CDS encoding dipeptidyl-peptidase 5: protein MKGLDIKDLGKFKLVGNIDAFGRKFVFQVTEINVENDDYFSRLYLYDGRKVKPFTSGKKDGNPRFSPDGKLIAFTSKRDKESREAELYVIPTDGGEARLLTKFKYGIKDLRFTEDGKGIAVITPIDIEKKPKDDVHVIKEIPYWFNGVGWVYGRRSVVYLVDIESGRKRRITPKNLDVSQIRFHNGKLYFIAQEDREKKPMVSDLYVLEGRKARRLTPGEWSVSDFIPLDDGTFILKANTRERGIPTNTHIYHYNPERGELRKLTAKLDRAAYNSLNCDVRGPQRAELGFKDGWVYYVATDGPRANLFRVNLKGKIEKVIGGDRSVESFAIGDYIAFTAQDAVTPTELYIFRDGKEKKLTDFNGWIKDYKLSKPEHFKVKASDGVEIDAWIMKPVDFEPGKKYPAVLEIHGGPKTAYGYSFMHEFHVLTTRGFVVIFSNPRGSDGYGEEFADIREHYGERDYRDIMEVVDEAIKRFDFIDPERIGVTGGSYGGFMTNWIVGHTNRFKAAVTQRSISNWVSFFGTTDIGYFFAPDQIGGDPWGNLDGYWEKSPLKYAPNVETPLLIIHSTEDYRCWLPEALQFFTALRYLGKTVELAIFPGENHDLSRGGKPKHRVRRLELIAGWMERWLKE, encoded by the coding sequence ATGAAAGGGCTCGATATTAAAGACCTCGGAAAGTTCAAGCTCGTCGGCAACATCGACGCTTTTGGCAGGAAGTTCGTCTTCCAGGTCACGGAGATAAACGTTGAGAATGACGACTACTTCTCAAGGCTCTACCTCTACGATGGCAGGAAGGTAAAGCCCTTCACCTCCGGGAAGAAGGACGGGAACCCACGCTTTTCACCGGACGGGAAGCTCATAGCTTTCACCTCGAAGCGCGATAAGGAGAGCAGGGAAGCCGAGCTCTACGTCATTCCGACGGACGGCGGAGAGGCGAGGCTTCTCACTAAATTCAAGTACGGGATAAAAGACCTCCGCTTCACGGAGGACGGAAAGGGCATAGCCGTTATTACACCTATAGACATCGAGAAGAAGCCCAAAGATGACGTCCACGTCATCAAGGAGATTCCATACTGGTTTAACGGCGTCGGCTGGGTTTACGGGAGGAGGAGCGTTGTTTATCTCGTTGATATCGAGAGCGGCAGGAAAAGGCGCATAACCCCCAAGAACCTCGACGTCTCCCAAATCCGCTTCCACAACGGCAAACTCTATTTCATCGCCCAAGAGGACAGAGAGAAGAAGCCGATGGTGAGCGACCTCTACGTCCTCGAGGGCAGGAAGGCGAGAAGGCTCACCCCAGGAGAGTGGAGCGTAAGCGACTTTATTCCACTCGACGATGGAACCTTCATCCTGAAGGCCAACACGCGCGAGCGCGGGATTCCGACCAACACCCACATCTACCACTACAACCCCGAGAGGGGTGAGCTAAGAAAGCTCACAGCTAAGCTCGACCGTGCTGCATACAACTCGCTCAACTGCGACGTTCGCGGACCCCAGAGGGCAGAGCTTGGCTTTAAGGACGGTTGGGTCTACTATGTTGCCACCGATGGCCCGAGGGCGAATCTCTTCAGGGTTAACCTCAAGGGGAAGATTGAGAAAGTCATCGGCGGTGACAGGAGCGTTGAAAGCTTCGCCATCGGTGATTACATAGCCTTCACCGCCCAGGATGCGGTAACTCCGACGGAGCTCTACATATTCAGGGACGGGAAGGAGAAGAAGCTAACCGACTTCAACGGCTGGATTAAAGACTACAAGCTCTCGAAGCCCGAGCACTTCAAAGTTAAGGCTAGCGACGGCGTTGAGATAGACGCATGGATAATGAAGCCCGTTGATTTTGAGCCCGGCAAAAAGTATCCAGCCGTGCTTGAAATCCACGGCGGGCCGAAGACGGCTTACGGCTATTCCTTCATGCACGAGTTCCACGTTTTGACGACCAGGGGCTTCGTCGTAATCTTCAGCAACCCGAGGGGAAGCGACGGCTATGGTGAAGAGTTCGCGGACATTAGGGAGCACTACGGAGAGCGCGATTATCGGGACATCATGGAGGTCGTTGACGAAGCCATAAAGCGCTTTGACTTCATTGACCCCGAGAGGATAGGCGTCACCGGCGGCTCCTACGGCGGCTTCATGACCAACTGGATAGTCGGCCACACAAATAGATTCAAGGCGGCAGTTACTCAGCGCTCCATCTCGAACTGGGTGAGCTTCTTCGGAACGACGGACATCGGCTACTTCTTCGCCCCGGACCAGATAGGCGGCGACCCCTGGGGCAACCTCGACGGCTACTGGGAGAAGAGCCCGCTGAAGTACGCTCCCAACGTCGAGACGCCGCTCCTCATAATCCACTCGACGGAGGACTACCGCTGCTGGCTCCCGGAGGCGCTCCAGTTCTTCACTGCGCTGAGGTACCTCGGCAAGACGGTGGAGCTCGCGATATTCCCTGGAGAGAACCACGACTTAAGCAGGGGTGGAAAGCCAAAACACAGGGTTAGGAGGTTGGAGCTTATAGCCGGGTGGATGGAGAGGTGGCTTAAAGAGTAA
- a CDS encoding energy-coupling factor transporter transmembrane component T family protein, which produces MMYSFYVERDSFLHRLDPRVKIIGTVVGIAVIMLFNDPTFLVPLFFVTLLYGRLLGKVEIKEQLRPLKPLLPIVIITIIVWPLIYKPRLMGLLFGLSFAIRLLTFGLLTFILLMTTPQRELILGFVRLGMPYEFGLTISIALRYIPTLYLLTRNIMDAQMARGWEMEKGNFIVRTKRMTVVLIPLLVASLKTAHELSIALESRALGASKKRTFLYDIKMGGKDYAATFVVVLLFALALYVRYVLGLGHVRIYG; this is translated from the coding sequence ATGATGTACTCGTTCTACGTCGAGCGCGACTCTTTCCTTCACCGCCTCGATCCGCGCGTTAAGATAATCGGCACGGTAGTAGGGATAGCTGTTATAATGCTCTTCAACGATCCTACCTTTCTCGTCCCGCTGTTCTTTGTTACCCTCCTCTACGGCCGCCTGCTGGGAAAAGTTGAGATAAAAGAACAGCTCCGTCCCCTGAAACCTCTCCTGCCTATAGTTATCATAACCATAATAGTCTGGCCGCTGATCTACAAGCCGCGGCTGATGGGACTCCTCTTCGGGCTCTCATTTGCCATCAGGCTGCTTACCTTCGGTTTGTTGACCTTCATCCTGCTCATGACGACCCCGCAGAGAGAGCTCATCCTCGGCTTCGTCAGGCTTGGCATGCCCTACGAGTTCGGGCTGACGATTTCAATAGCACTCCGCTACATCCCAACGCTGTACCTCCTCACGAGAAACATCATGGACGCCCAAATGGCACGCGGCTGGGAAATGGAGAAGGGCAACTTCATCGTCAGGACGAAGAGAATGACTGTCGTCCTGATTCCACTTTTGGTCGCTTCGCTCAAGACCGCCCACGAGCTGAGCATAGCCCTTGAGAGCCGCGCTCTGGGTGCGAGTAAGAAGAGAACGTTCCTCTACGACATCAAGATGGGGGGAAAAGACTACGCGGCAACTTTTGTCGTCGTTCTCCTCTTCGCGCTGGCACTCTACGTTAGATACGTCCTTGGCCTCGGCCATGTGAGGATATACGGCTAA
- a CDS encoding tyrosine--tRNA ligase: protein MDIGRKIELITKRPTEELLTVENLRHLLEIGAPMQHYIGFEISGYIHLGTGLMAGAKIADLQKAGIKTRIFLADWHSWINDKLGGDLEIIQKVALTYFKEGMKQSIKVMGGDPDKVEFVLASEILEKGDYWQTVIDISKNVTLARMMRSITIMGRQMGEAIDFAKLIYPAMQVADIFYQGVTIAHAGMDQRKAHVIAIEVAQKLKYHAIEHNGEKLKPVALHHHLLLGLQEPPVWPIESEEQYKELKTQMKMSKSKPYSAVFIHDTPEEIKQKLRKAFCPAREVKYNPVLDWAEYIIFREEPTEFTIHRPAKFGGDVTYTTFEELKRDFAEGKLHPLDLKNAVAEYLIELLKPVRDYFEKHPEPLELMREIKITR, encoded by the coding sequence ATGGACATAGGGAGGAAGATAGAGCTGATAACCAAGAGGCCCACGGAGGAGCTACTGACCGTTGAGAACCTGAGACATCTTTTGGAGATAGGTGCCCCAATGCAGCACTACATCGGCTTTGAAATAAGCGGTTACATTCACCTGGGAACTGGTTTGATGGCTGGTGCCAAGATAGCAGATCTTCAGAAAGCGGGGATAAAGACGAGGATTTTCCTTGCTGACTGGCACAGCTGGATAAACGACAAGCTCGGCGGCGATTTGGAGATCATCCAGAAAGTCGCTCTGACGTACTTCAAGGAGGGTATGAAGCAGAGTATAAAGGTCATGGGCGGCGATCCTGATAAGGTTGAATTCGTGCTAGCGAGTGAAATCCTTGAGAAGGGCGACTACTGGCAGACGGTTATAGACATCTCCAAGAACGTTACCCTGGCGAGAATGATGCGCTCCATAACCATTATGGGCCGCCAGATGGGAGAGGCCATAGACTTTGCCAAGCTCATATACCCCGCTATGCAGGTGGCTGACATCTTCTACCAGGGCGTCACCATAGCACACGCCGGAATGGATCAGAGGAAGGCTCATGTCATAGCTATTGAAGTCGCCCAGAAGCTTAAGTACCACGCAATAGAGCACAATGGTGAGAAGCTGAAGCCCGTTGCTCTTCACCACCACCTCCTGCTCGGCCTTCAGGAGCCGCCGGTGTGGCCGATAGAGAGCGAGGAGCAGTACAAGGAGCTCAAGACCCAGATGAAGATGAGCAAGAGCAAGCCTTATTCGGCCGTCTTCATCCACGACACTCCCGAGGAGATCAAGCAGAAGCTCAGGAAGGCCTTCTGCCCGGCCAGGGAGGTTAAGTACAACCCCGTTCTTGACTGGGCTGAGTACATCATCTTCCGCGAGGAGCCGACGGAGTTCACAATCCACAGGCCGGCCAAGTTTGGTGGCGATGTTACCTACACGACCTTTGAGGAGCTCAAGCGGGACTTCGCTGAAGGAAAGCTTCATCCGCTCGACCTCAAGAACGCAGTGGCTGAGTACCTAATTGAGCTGCTCAAGCCGGTCAGAGACTACTTCGAGAAGCATCCAGAGCCTCTCGAACTCATGAGGGAGATAAAGATTACCCGCTGA